A region of Vitis riparia cultivar Riparia Gloire de Montpellier isolate 1030 chromosome 1, EGFV_Vit.rip_1.0, whole genome shotgun sequence DNA encodes the following proteins:
- the LOC117920535 gene encoding aspartyl protease family protein 2 — protein sequence MALPFSSLFSLLLLLLIFFFTDICNALPIAQNGTVEYLKLPLLHIKPFTTPSQALSFDSQRLSFFFSALHTPQSLKSPVVSGASTGSGQYFVDLRLGTPPQKLLLVADTGSDLVWVKCSACRNCTRHTPGSAFLARHSTTFSPNHCYDSACQLVPLPKHHRCNHARLHSPCRYEYSYGDGSKTSGFFSKETTTLNTSSGREAKLKGIAFGCAFRISGPSVSGASFNGAHGVMGLGRGPISLSSQLGHRFGNKFSYCLMDHDISPSPTSYLLIGSTQNDVAPGKRRMRFTPLHFNPLSPTFYYIDIESVSVDGIKLPINPSVWALDELGNGGTIVDSGTTLTFLPEPAYRQILTVIKRRVRLPSPAEPTPGFDLCVNVSEIEHPRLPKLSFKLGGDSVFSPPPRNYFVDTDEDVKCLALQAVMTPSGFSVIGNLMQQGFLLEFDKDRTRLGFSRHGCALP from the coding sequence ATGGCGTTGCcattttcctctctcttctctcttcttcttcttcttcttatcttcttcttcacggATATCTGCAACGCCCTACCCATTGCCCAAAATGGCACCGTTGAATACTTGAAGCTCCCATTGCTCCACATTAAGCCTTTCACTACCCCTTCCCAAGCTCTCTCATTTGATTCCCAGCGcctctcctttttcttctctgCATTGCACACCCCTCAATCGCTCAAATCTCCAGTAGTCTCCGGCGCCTCCACCGGCTCTGGCCAGTATTTCGTTGATCTTAGGCTTGGAACCCCACCTCAGAAACTCCTCCTCGTGGCCGACACCGGCAGTGATCTAGTGTGGGTCAAGTGCTCCGCTTGCCGAAACTGCACCAGACACACACCGGGATCAGCCTTCTTGGCTCGCCACTCCACCACATTTTCCCCCAACCACTGTTACGACTCGGCGTGTCAACTCGTTCCCCTCCCAAAACACCATCGCTGCAACCACGCCCGCCTCCACAGTCCCTGTCGCTACGAGTACTCCTACGGCGACGGATCCAAAACTAGTGGGTTTTTCTCCAAAGAAACGACGACGTTGAACACCAGCTCCGGCAGGGAAGCCAAGCTGAAAGGGATAGCTTTCGGTTGTGCGTTTCGGATCTCTGGTCCCAGTGTTTCGGGTGCGAGCTTCAACGGTGCTCACGGAGTCATGGGCCTGGGCAGAGGGCCCATCTCCCTATCTTCTCAACTGGGTCACCGATTTGGTAACAAGTTCTCATATTGTCTCATGGATCACGACATTTCACCATCTCCAACGAGCTATCTTCTAATCGGCAGCACCCAAAACGACGTCGCCCCCGGAAAACGCAGAATGCGCTTCACACCACTCCATTTCAACCCTCTCTCCCCCACATTTTACTATATAGATATCGAAAGCGTCTCCGTCGACGGCATCAAATTACCGATCAACCCCTCCGTCTGGGCCCTCGACGAACTGGGTAACGGCGGCACCATTGTCGACTCCGGCACCACCCTCACCTTCCTCCCCGAACCAGCCTACCGCCAGATCCTAACGGTTATAAAACGGCGCGTGAGGTTACCGAGTCCAGCTGAGCCGACTCCGGGTTTCGATCTGTGCGTGAACGTGTCAGAAATCGAACACCCGCGTCTACCCAAACTGAGTTTCAAACTCGGAGGCGACTCGGTGTTCTCGCCACCTCCAAGAAACTACTTCGTGGACACGGACGAGGACGTGAAGTGCTTGGCGTTACAGGCCGTTATGACGCCGTCAGGGTTCTCGGTGATTGGGAATCTAATGCAACAAGGATTTTTGTTGGAGTTCGACAAGGACAGGACGAGGCTCGGTTTTTCACGGCATGGCTGCGCCCTACCTTGA